From the Dioscorea cayenensis subsp. rotundata cultivar TDr96_F1 unplaced genomic scaffold, TDr96_F1_v2_PseudoChromosome.rev07_lg8_w22 25.fasta BLBR01000269.1, whole genome shotgun sequence genome, one window contains:
- the LOC120253963 gene encoding uncharacterized protein LOC120253963: MPKYAKFIKDLLTNNRKLEELETIALPQNCSLKIQRKLLNKLNDPWSFIIPCVIGKGMQEKALEDSGASINVMPYKLFLKLGLEDMRPTRMTIKLEDWSIKKPRGVSEDVLVRVDKLIIPVDFVIIDVDDDVKVPLILGRPFLNTIGALIDPRGYETHLGP; this comes from the coding sequence atgcccaagtatgcaaagtttatAAAAGACCTGCTGACTAACAAtagaaaattggaggaattaGAAACAATTGCATTACCACAGAACTGCTCTTTGAAGATACAGAGGAAGCTCCTTAATAAGTTGAATGACCCCTggagtttcattattccatgtgtgATTGGGAAAGGTATGCAAGAAAAGGCCTTGGAAGATTctggggccagtatcaatgtaaTGCCCTACAAGCTATTTTTGAAGCTGGGATTGGAAGACATGAGGCCCACAAGGATGACAATAAAACTTGAAGACTggtctataaagaaaccccgtGGTGTTAGTGAGGATGTGCTAGTTAGAGTTGACAAGCTCATTATCCCGGTGGATTTTGTGATtattgatgtggatgatgatgttaaaGTCCCATTGATCCTCGGGCGACCATTTCTTAACACCATCGGAGCGCTCATTGATCCCCGTGGCTATGAAACACACCTTGGACCATGA